A genomic region of Gammaproteobacteria bacterium contains the following coding sequences:
- the hrpA gene encoding ATP-dependent RNA helicase HrpA codes for MDRLALCMQRDRFRLRRQLQRLKAEDDKSRVEQDISTSEAEYAHRLQHLPKPTFPEALPVSEKHEEIAQAIAAHQVVIVCGETGSGKTTQIPKICLSLGRGVAGMIGHTQPRRIAARSVAARIAEELNSGIGQHVGYKVRFSDQQGENTYIKLMTDGILLAETQNDRFLDAYDTIIIDEAHERSLNIDFLLGYLKQLLPRRPDLKVIVTSATIDPQRFSKHFNNAPVIEVSGRTFPVEMRYRPFNEDRDDERDLQQAIIDAIDELSRQGPGDVLVFLSGERDIRETAEALRKHHPPHTEILPLFARLTVAEQQKIFQSHAGRRIVLSTNVAETSLTVPGIRYVVDTGFARISRYSYRSKIQRLPVEAISQASANQRAGRCGRVSAGICIRLYSEEDYLNRDEFTDAEILRTNLASVILQMTALGLGDVKRFPFVDKPDDRFINDGYKLLQELNAIDDQRRLTKTGKLLSKLPIEPRLARVLVEGDKENSLHEVLIIVAGLSVQDPRERPFDAQQAADEKHRRFQDEDSDFIALLKLWDYLSDKRRHLSNSQYRKLCRAEFLSYMRVKEWREVYTQLKKQAIDLGLKVNQEAAHYDAIHRALLSGLLSRVGMKDEDKGFFGARNSRFFIFPGSSQFKKPPKWVIAAEIVETAKVYARMVAKINPDWIEPLALHVVKRSHVEPHWEKRHAQVAAFENVSLFGLPVVNRRRVNYGPIDPETSREIFIRHALVYGEYQTDAAFFKHNRELIEKIESLEAKSRRQDILVDEQLIYDFFDQRIPAGIFSGATFEKWRKQLERAEPQLLLLSEESLMQHQAGHVTENRFPSSVNINGLQLALEYHFAPGEPEDGVSVKVPVAALSQLRPQRFEWLVPGLLEDKIVAMIKSLPKSLRKNFVPAPQYAQACVEVLTPDEISLRDALSKQLLRMTGVKLEDENWKLDSLPMHFLMNFRVVDSKGKLLMQGRDLAQLQQQLGSKTEAVFSGLNSSEYERSDIREWDFGDLPPFIEVKHQGVSLKAFPTLVEEQGMVALRLVDSPDKAEKLAQKGLRALFMACLSQQQKYLRKNLPGVDNLCLQYRKIGDCERLKQDILAAVFDQVFLFDRKFIRTRAEFQSRLEQGRGELIERANTLCALLRQILELYTAIEKSLKGSIPANWINAVSDIRQHLNSLVFKDFISTTPLSWLEQYPRYLRAVEKRIEKLALDINRDRTMMMDINPLWEQYLTRKERHEKLSIDDPELTRYRWLIEEFRVSLFAQELKTLEPVSLKRLEKQWQSVRKE; via the coding sequence GTGGACAGATTAGCACTATGCATGCAGCGGGATCGTTTTCGTCTGCGTCGACAATTACAGCGGCTGAAGGCTGAGGACGACAAATCGCGCGTCGAGCAAGACATCTCCACGTCTGAGGCGGAATATGCACACCGACTGCAACATCTACCAAAGCCCACCTTTCCCGAAGCCTTACCCGTTAGTGAAAAGCACGAGGAGATTGCCCAGGCGATAGCTGCGCATCAGGTTGTCATTGTGTGTGGTGAAACCGGCTCAGGTAAAACCACCCAAATCCCGAAAATCTGTCTGTCTCTAGGTCGCGGAGTCGCGGGAATGATCGGTCACACCCAGCCGCGGCGTATCGCTGCGCGTAGTGTCGCGGCAAGAATTGCCGAAGAGCTGAACTCAGGTATTGGGCAACACGTGGGTTATAAGGTGCGTTTCTCCGATCAACAGGGGGAAAATACCTATATTAAGTTGATGACCGACGGGATATTGTTGGCCGAAACGCAGAACGATCGATTTCTCGATGCCTATGACACAATTATTATTGATGAGGCCCACGAGCGCAGTCTGAATATCGATTTCCTGTTGGGCTATCTCAAACAACTATTACCACGTCGCCCGGACCTGAAAGTTATCGTCACCTCCGCCACGATTGATCCGCAGAGATTTTCAAAACACTTTAATAATGCGCCAGTGATAGAAGTGTCCGGGCGTACCTTTCCGGTGGAAATGCGTTACCGGCCATTCAATGAAGACCGCGATGATGAGCGTGATCTGCAACAGGCGATTATTGACGCTATCGACGAGCTTTCACGGCAAGGGCCAGGTGACGTGCTGGTTTTTCTTTCAGGTGAGCGGGATATCCGTGAAACCGCTGAGGCCTTGCGTAAACATCATCCACCCCATACCGAAATCCTGCCCTTGTTTGCGCGGCTGACGGTTGCGGAGCAACAGAAGATTTTTCAATCCCATGCCGGGCGTCGCATCGTGTTGTCGACTAACGTTGCGGAAACTTCGTTAACCGTGCCGGGCATACGCTATGTGGTAGATACCGGTTTTGCGCGTATCTCCCGTTACAGTTATCGCTCAAAGATACAGCGACTGCCAGTAGAAGCCATCTCACAGGCTTCGGCCAACCAGCGTGCTGGCCGTTGTGGGCGCGTGAGTGCGGGTATCTGTATTCGTTTGTATTCAGAAGAAGATTATCTCAATCGCGATGAGTTTACCGATGCGGAAATTCTGCGCACCAATCTCGCCAGCGTTATATTGCAAATGACAGCTCTGGGTTTGGGCGACGTCAAGCGCTTTCCCTTCGTAGACAAGCCCGATGATCGTTTTATCAATGACGGCTATAAGCTGCTACAGGAGCTCAATGCCATCGACGATCAACGTCGACTGACGAAAACCGGAAAACTGCTTTCGAAGCTACCCATAGAGCCCAGGCTTGCGCGCGTGCTAGTCGAAGGGGATAAGGAAAACAGTTTGCACGAAGTCTTGATTATTGTTGCTGGACTGAGTGTTCAAGATCCCCGTGAAAGGCCTTTCGATGCGCAACAGGCGGCTGATGAAAAACACCGCCGTTTTCAGGATGAGGATTCGGATTTTATCGCCTTGTTAAAACTGTGGGACTACTTATCAGACAAGCGACGTCATCTTTCGAACAGCCAGTATCGAAAACTTTGTCGCGCAGAGTTTTTGTCCTATATGCGGGTAAAGGAATGGCGCGAAGTCTATACACAACTAAAGAAGCAGGCAATTGACTTAGGATTAAAAGTAAACCAGGAAGCCGCGCATTACGACGCGATACATCGCGCGTTACTGAGTGGGTTGTTGTCGCGGGTGGGCATGAAAGACGAAGACAAAGGATTTTTTGGTGCACGCAATAGCCGCTTTTTTATCTTCCCCGGTTCCAGTCAATTCAAGAAACCACCGAAATGGGTGATTGCTGCGGAGATCGTGGAAACCGCCAAGGTGTATGCGCGTATGGTGGCGAAAATCAATCCGGACTGGATAGAGCCGCTGGCTTTGCATGTGGTCAAACGCAGTCATGTTGAACCTCATTGGGAAAAACGGCACGCCCAGGTCGCTGCATTTGAAAATGTCAGTTTGTTTGGCCTGCCGGTGGTAAACCGGCGGCGAGTCAATTACGGCCCTATCGACCCTGAAACGTCACGCGAAATATTTATTCGACATGCGCTGGTCTATGGCGAATACCAGACGGACGCCGCTTTCTTTAAACACAATCGCGAGTTGATCGAAAAAATCGAAAGCCTGGAGGCCAAATCGCGACGTCAGGATATTCTTGTGGACGAACAACTGATCTACGATTTTTTCGATCAACGCATTCCGGCGGGTATTTTTTCCGGCGCGACGTTTGAAAAGTGGCGTAAGCAATTAGAGCGCGCTGAGCCGCAGTTGTTGCTTCTCAGTGAAGAATCGCTGATGCAACATCAGGCAGGCCATGTCACCGAGAATCGATTTCCTTCGAGCGTGAATATCAATGGTTTGCAGCTGGCGCTTGAATATCATTTTGCCCCGGGCGAACCCGAGGACGGCGTATCGGTCAAAGTCCCTGTTGCGGCTTTGAGTCAATTACGTCCGCAACGCTTCGAGTGGCTGGTGCCCGGCCTGTTGGAAGATAAAATCGTGGCCATGATCAAAAGCCTTCCCAAGAGTTTACGTAAAAACTTCGTGCCTGCTCCTCAGTATGCACAAGCATGTGTGGAGGTGCTTACTCCGGATGAGATTTCCTTGCGCGATGCTTTGAGTAAGCAATTACTCCGAATGACCGGCGTTAAACTTGAAGACGAAAACTGGAAGCTGGACAGCTTGCCGATGCATTTTCTGATGAACTTCCGCGTGGTTGATAGTAAGGGAAAGCTCTTAATGCAAGGGCGAGACCTCGCGCAATTACAACAGCAATTAGGTAGTAAAACAGAGGCGGTTTTCAGTGGTCTGAATAGTAGCGAATACGAACGTAGCGATATTCGTGAGTGGGATTTTGGTGACTTACCGCCGTTTATTGAAGTTAAGCATCAAGGCGTATCACTCAAGGCATTTCCTACTCTCGTAGAAGAACAGGGTATGGTCGCATTGCGTTTGGTGGATTCGCCGGATAAAGCGGAAAAATTGGCGCAAAAAGGCCTGCGTGCGCTGTTTATGGCCTGTTTATCGCAACAGCAAAAATACCTTCGGAAAAACCTGCCAGGTGTCGACAATCTGTGTTTGCAATATCGAAAAATCGGAGATTGCGAGCGGTTGAAACAGGATATTCTGGCGGCGGTATTTGATCAGGTGTTTTTGTTTGATCGCAAGTTCATCCGTACGCGGGCCGAATTTCAAAGCCGACTTGAGCAAGGGCGCGGAGAGCTGATCGAGCGCGCGAATACATTATGTGCTCTGCTCAGACAGATACTGGAACTCTATACCGCAATAGAGAAGTCTTTGAAGGGTTCGATACCAGCAAACTGGATTAATGCTGTAAGTGATATAAGACAGCATCTTAATTCCCTGGTATTTAAGGATTTCATTAGTACGACGCCGTTATCATGGCTGGAGCAGTATCCGCGTTATCTACGCGCGGTTGAAAAACGAATTGAAAAGCTTGCGTTGGATATAAACAGGGACAGAACGATGATGATGGATATCAATCCCCTGTGGGAGCAGTATCTTACACGCAAGGAAAGGCATGAAAAATTGTCTATCGATGACCCGGAATTGACACGATATCGTTGGTTGATCGAAGAGTTTCGCGTATCTCTATTTGCGCAGGAGTTGAAAACTCTGGAGCCGGTTTCACTTAAAAGATTGGAAAAGCAATGGCAAAGCGTGAGAAAAGAATAA
- a CDS encoding beta-lactamase family protein, producing the protein MAKREKRINLFPWHWVAVALFYMLALTPVMALPDRPESFKQGDFKAAEVYLDEYIEEWMDDESVPGVSITVFDRNSFLLSKAYGYADLEEDIKTKPDTVFRVGGLTTLFTSLAIMQLQEQGKINLLDPVSKYLPGFVINTRWATQTPINIHQLLIHYSGLPVSIFKGMWAFSPTTPEAMLDQLALSYAAFQPGEIYAFSNLGYVLLGMIIERASGMPYAQYVEQNIIKPLGLKHTGFSLTPEMRKQFAKGYKKEELKPVLQTRDVAALGLYSTSEDMARFVQAFITEQKVISAGASSRMLTPQNRQVRIDTGHHIGYGWQLDDARMSGVNHVANRWGSTLLFRSRVMLLPEFGLGVVINANSSKGFRVVDEVAAEAMKVMLEVVQGVPQKVVKDEELVLEPVNNIAPFQTEYSTMAGYSRIRQKGSEYYANIMGWNLHLRPQGNGWYGVQYDFLGFLPIKLDWFAKIRIAPVMVDSEPALLSHFNGRTTLFGSTLPNNALNEKWKNRVGEYMLANPDELTEFYEVKEGHIREENGRLLFDYNLPFFMETTVTLPLVPLDDNLAIIPGKGSAFNEVIRVVRRDGGERLVYSGYELEKQAD; encoded by the coding sequence ATGGCAAAGCGTGAGAAAAGAATAAACCTTTTCCCCTGGCACTGGGTGGCTGTAGCTTTGTTCTATATGTTGGCGCTTACTCCGGTTATGGCTTTGCCTGATAGACCTGAGTCGTTTAAGCAGGGCGATTTCAAGGCGGCTGAGGTTTATCTCGATGAATACATCGAAGAATGGATGGATGATGAATCGGTCCCTGGTGTCAGCATTACGGTTTTTGATCGCAATTCTTTTCTGTTGTCCAAAGCTTATGGTTACGCTGATCTTGAGGAAGACATAAAGACTAAGCCGGACACCGTTTTTCGCGTGGGTGGCCTCACTACCTTGTTTACCTCGCTGGCCATTATGCAGCTACAAGAACAAGGTAAGATCAATCTGCTTGATCCTGTCAGTAAGTATTTACCTGGGTTCGTCATAAACACGCGCTGGGCTACGCAGACGCCAATTAATATTCATCAATTGCTCATCCACTATAGTGGTTTGCCCGTTAGCATCTTCAAGGGCATGTGGGCGTTTAGCCCCACGACGCCGGAAGCAATGTTAGATCAATTGGCGCTGAGTTATGCCGCATTTCAACCCGGCGAAATTTACGCATTCTCCAATCTTGGTTATGTGTTGCTGGGAATGATAATCGAACGTGCTAGCGGTATGCCTTACGCCCAATATGTGGAACAGAACATCATTAAACCACTGGGCCTGAAACACACGGGTTTTTCTCTCACGCCTGAAATGCGTAAACAGTTTGCAAAGGGCTACAAGAAAGAAGAGCTCAAACCGGTTTTACAAACGCGAGATGTAGCCGCGCTTGGTTTGTATAGCACCAGCGAGGATATGGCGCGTTTTGTACAGGCGTTCATCACTGAGCAGAAAGTTATTTCCGCAGGCGCAAGCTCTCGCATGTTAACCCCACAAAACCGGCAGGTGCGTATTGATACCGGGCACCATATTGGTTATGGCTGGCAATTGGACGATGCAAGAATGAGTGGTGTAAACCATGTGGCCAATCGCTGGGGCAGCACCTTGCTGTTTCGAAGTCGGGTGATGTTGCTTCCTGAATTCGGACTGGGTGTCGTTATTAATGCGAACTCCAGTAAAGGCTTTCGTGTCGTTGATGAAGTTGCCGCCGAGGCAATGAAGGTGATGTTAGAGGTCGTCCAGGGCGTGCCGCAAAAAGTGGTTAAAGACGAGGAATTGGTGTTGGAGCCGGTGAACAATATTGCGCCTTTCCAGACGGAGTATTCGACCATGGCAGGCTATTCACGCATACGGCAAAAGGGTAGCGAGTATTACGCCAACATCATGGGCTGGAATCTCCATCTGCGTCCGCAAGGAAATGGCTGGTATGGCGTACAGTATGATTTTCTCGGTTTTCTACCGATTAAGCTCGACTGGTTCGCAAAGATTCGTATTGCGCCAGTTATGGTAGACAGCGAACCCGCTTTGCTTTCGCATTTCAATGGGCGCACGACCTTGTTTGGTTCGACTCTTCCCAACAATGCATTGAATGAAAAGTGGAAGAATCGTGTCGGCGAATACATGCTGGCGAATCCCGATGAGTTGACTGAGTTTTACGAAGTGAAAGAAGGACACATTCGTGAAGAAAATGGTCGACTGCTATTTGACTATAACCTGCCCTTCTTTATGGAAACGACGGTTACTCTGCCCCTGGTGCCGCTTGATGATAATCTGGCTATCATTCCCGGAAAGGGAAGTGCCTTTAATGAAGTCATACGCGTTGTTCGACGTGATGGCGGTGAGAGGCTGGTCTATTCTGGTTATGAATTAGAAAAGCAGGCAGACTAG
- a CDS encoding antibiotic biosynthesis monooxygenase, with translation MYVVTNRVPVASGYEEMFEDRFRKRAGQVEQQTGFVRMHVLKPVSEDTPYVVMTYWENRQAFLDWTQSEDFRVAHQNPMPKEAFREGGGLEQFEVIISAG, from the coding sequence ATGTATGTGGTGACCAATCGTGTACCAGTGGCATCAGGTTATGAGGAAATGTTTGAAGACCGCTTCCGCAAGCGTGCGGGTCAGGTGGAGCAGCAGACCGGTTTTGTGCGCATGCACGTATTGAAACCTGTCAGCGAAGATACACCCTATGTGGTAATGACGTATTGGGAAAACAGGCAGGCATTTCTCGATTGGACGCAGAGCGAGGACTTTCGTGTCGCGCACCAAAATCCCATGCCAAAAGAAGCCTTTCGTGAGGGTGGTGGCCTTGAACAGTTCGAAGTGATTATTTCAGCAGGCTAA
- a CDS encoding PilZ domain-containing protein, which translates to MRRYIRHPSDIPIEYKIQKAASAKVQCLTNVSLGGLAFTTPEHIEPDGVILVKIPFVSPPFEAYAKVVWCVAHEEGGFEVGTELMDQEDAFRARMIEQICHIEHYKREVASSEGRILNGEEAAREWIALFAAEFPRIEESDA; encoded by the coding sequence ATGCGCAGGTATATCCGTCACCCGTCGGACATCCCGATTGAGTATAAGATTCAAAAAGCGGCTAGCGCCAAAGTCCAATGTCTTACCAATGTCAGTCTTGGTGGACTTGCCTTTACAACACCTGAACACATCGAACCCGATGGTGTGATCCTCGTCAAAATTCCCTTTGTCTCTCCGCCTTTTGAAGCCTATGCCAAAGTCGTTTGGTGCGTCGCGCATGAGGAAGGCGGTTTCGAAGTGGGAACAGAGCTCATGGATCAGGAAGATGCATTTCGCGCGCGTATGATCGAGCAGATTTGTCACATAGAACATTACAAGCGTGAAGTGGCAAGTTCTGAAGGACGAATTCTCAATGGCGAAGAAGCGGCAAGAGAATGGATAGCGCTGTTTGCAGCGGAATTCCCGCGCATTGAAGAGTCTGATGCGTAA
- a CDS encoding EAL domain-containing protein, with product MSKTLIQGMKRWPLWLQVNLAMLFVTVLVTLVVGGYIREEESEYYTQENDVEGKRVLSLVGLAAAKPLAEKDDSALHRLVQDITSLTTDIVGLTVFDDTGKIRTRWSKEEDLSTSTTDLSKELFVDNQFVGSVRISWKDASAISNVSRHIDEMQMVILVSFLFFCVAATLVFHKLAVSPVNVINRRLLSLADGDYDSRLSLSTSEEIARLSSSFNKLSDVLQCQEDESQRMQELLENKVHSRTRELEKLYEQMKYQAFHDALTGLPNRMLLNDRLQHVIVRAHRYGVNAAVLFVDLDRFKQINDSYGHMVGDELIKRISGRLRGALREEDTVARLAGDEFVVVLYDIKTRDNVESVVRKLLRAISRPMYIDKLTIESGASIGVSFFPEAGHTPAELIKNADIAMYQAKKSLHKQYAFYDVAIGKENSRRLNIMQDVAFAVRNNELQVQYQIIKNIETNQCSGVEALARWLHPELGMISPGDFIPIAEEIGVVTQIDLWVLETACRELSEYNLTHNKNYFISVNLSSNTFQSTDLIEKISCIVERMSTPMPDVQIEITENTYLQEVELVFENIQRLKTLGFRIAVDDFGSGYASFSYLTRLPIDTVKIDKQFMHRVTSNDNSHTIAKAIINLGNKLGLMVIAEGVENQDQEKFLLEQQCSSAQGFWYGSPVGIQDLAVDS from the coding sequence ATGAGCAAAACTCTGATCCAAGGTATGAAACGCTGGCCGCTGTGGCTGCAAGTAAATTTGGCAATGCTTTTCGTTACTGTTCTGGTGACTCTGGTAGTAGGTGGATATATACGGGAGGAAGAATCCGAATACTACACTCAGGAAAATGATGTAGAAGGAAAGCGAGTATTGTCCCTAGTCGGTTTGGCTGCTGCAAAACCACTAGCGGAAAAGGATGATTCGGCGCTTCATCGCTTGGTACAAGACATCACATCACTCACTACCGATATTGTTGGACTAACAGTGTTTGACGATACGGGCAAGATTCGCACGCGATGGTCCAAAGAAGAAGATCTATCAACATCCACAACGGATTTGAGCAAAGAGCTGTTTGTCGATAATCAATTTGTGGGCAGTGTTCGCATCAGTTGGAAAGATGCCAGTGCCATTTCCAATGTTAGTCGCCATATTGATGAAATGCAGATGGTTATTTTGGTTTCATTTCTGTTTTTTTGCGTAGCAGCAACACTGGTTTTTCACAAATTGGCGGTGTCCCCGGTGAATGTCATTAATCGCCGATTACTCTCGTTGGCTGATGGCGACTATGATTCAAGACTAAGTTTATCCACGTCTGAAGAGATTGCTCGCCTGAGCAGCTCATTTAACAAGCTAAGTGACGTGCTGCAATGCCAGGAAGATGAAAGCCAGCGTATGCAAGAGTTGCTGGAAAACAAGGTGCATTCCAGGACGCGCGAGCTTGAGAAGCTGTATGAGCAAATGAAATATCAGGCCTTTCACGATGCTTTGACGGGCTTGCCAAATCGCATGTTGCTTAATGATCGGTTGCAGCATGTCATTGTTAGAGCGCATCGCTATGGCGTTAACGCAGCAGTGCTGTTTGTTGACCTTGATCGCTTTAAACAAATAAACGATTCATACGGGCATATGGTCGGTGACGAGTTAATCAAACGAATTTCCGGTCGTCTACGCGGAGCCCTGCGCGAGGAAGATACGGTTGCCAGACTTGCCGGTGATGAGTTTGTGGTCGTGCTTTACGATATTAAGACACGCGATAATGTTGAATCCGTAGTGCGGAAGTTGTTGAGGGCAATTTCTCGACCAATGTATATCGATAAGCTGACGATCGAAAGTGGAGCCAGTATAGGTGTGAGCTTTTTTCCTGAGGCCGGACATACGCCGGCTGAGCTGATAAAAAATGCGGATATTGCCATGTATCAGGCCAAAAAGAGTCTGCATAAGCAGTATGCATTTTACGATGTCGCGATAGGCAAAGAGAATTCACGGCGTTTGAATATCATGCAAGACGTGGCCTTTGCAGTGCGCAATAATGAGTTACAGGTGCAATATCAAATCATTAAGAACATCGAAACCAACCAGTGTTCTGGCGTAGAGGCACTGGCCAGATGGCTACACCCTGAATTAGGTATGATTTCGCCGGGCGATTTTATTCCTATCGCCGAAGAGATAGGCGTCGTGACGCAAATAGACTTGTGGGTGCTCGAAACGGCCTGTCGCGAATTGAGCGAGTATAATCTGACGCACAATAAAAATTATTTCATATCGGTGAATCTTTCGTCGAATACGTTTCAGTCTACGGATTTGATTGAAAAAATATCATGCATAGTTGAGCGTATGTCTACGCCGATGCCGGATGTTCAAATCGAGATAACGGAGAACACCTATTTGCAGGAAGTGGAGCTGGTGTTTGAAAATATTCAACGTTTGAAGACTCTGGGGTTTCGTATTGCGGTCGATGATTTCGGTTCCGGATATGCGTCTTTTTCTTATTTGACGCGACTTCCGATAGATACCGTGAAAATAGACAAGCAATTTATGCATCGCGTCACCAGCAATGATAACTCTCACACCATAGCTAAGGCGATAATCAATCTAGGGAATAAGCTGGGTCTGATGGTAATTGCCGAGGGTGTTGAAAACCAGGACCAGGAAAAATTTCTTTTGGAACAGCAGTGTTCGAGTGCGCAGGGTTTTTGGTATGGTTCTCCTGTTGGTATTCAGGATCTGGCGGTTGATTCGTAA
- a CDS encoding OprO/OprP family phosphate-selective porin: MDLKKLSLAVICISVVMNPGLPAHAANWLLLQGTEPTSAAGRAHVWGFIQPTAQYIKGTTIPAGDYVGQRYQANILGPDGKSTWDMNIRRARIGVRGQGFPLDGKTNYFILAEFGHNALTVPGDGGGSAYLTDASITLNQIPGARFRVGQFKTPGAEEGLQAIHVFDYINFSSVTDGLLFETFVNGTGTTAHTTKESVNKPVAGRGAFRDIGAQLFDMFVFGKWQASYALMIGNGNGINRQDNNNQKEYYAYFSAEQVFAGEGPRMQSWKMFAWTQMGKRTLDNQLYDRTRSGLGSTFRKGKLSAAAEFITGTGVILNGTDDGAVVGATKNAGAEFAGINVEANGTAWGFYTHIGYNVTKHIEFDFRWDQYNRSTHTPSKERVFSNATLGLQYFINKKTRIVANYTHRMMSVPNPDSISDPAKRDLAVQLAEAVDPILGLQMLAIF, from the coding sequence ATGGATTTGAAGAAATTGTCGCTCGCAGTGATTTGTATCTCCGTTGTCATGAATCCTGGCTTGCCTGCGCATGCAGCAAACTGGCTGTTACTACAGGGAACAGAGCCCACATCCGCCGCTGGTCGTGCTCACGTGTGGGGGTTTATACAACCCACTGCTCAGTATATAAAAGGTACTACCATTCCAGCCGGCGATTATGTCGGACAGCGCTATCAAGCCAACATACTTGGCCCTGACGGAAAATCCACTTGGGATATGAATATTCGTCGCGCACGTATTGGCGTGCGGGGACAAGGCTTTCCACTCGACGGCAAAACCAATTACTTCATTCTTGCGGAATTTGGCCACAATGCGCTTACAGTGCCCGGTGATGGTGGCGGCTCGGCGTATTTAACTGACGCCAGCATCACACTCAACCAAATACCGGGCGCACGTTTCAGAGTTGGTCAATTTAAAACACCTGGAGCGGAGGAAGGCTTGCAGGCCATACATGTGTTTGATTACATCAACTTCAGCAGTGTAACCGACGGCCTGCTCTTCGAAACGTTTGTTAATGGTACAGGCACCACAGCGCATACGACTAAAGAAAGTGTAAACAAGCCGGTCGCAGGACGCGGAGCATTCCGTGACATAGGCGCCCAGCTTTTTGACATGTTTGTTTTCGGAAAGTGGCAAGCGTCATATGCTCTGATGATAGGCAATGGCAACGGTATTAATCGCCAGGACAATAACAATCAAAAAGAATACTATGCCTACTTTTCTGCTGAGCAAGTCTTTGCCGGTGAGGGGCCACGCATGCAAAGCTGGAAGATGTTTGCCTGGACGCAAATGGGTAAGCGAACGCTGGATAATCAATTATATGATCGTACACGTTCCGGTCTGGGCAGCACCTTTCGCAAAGGAAAACTCAGCGCTGCGGCGGAATTTATTACTGGCACAGGCGTTATCCTGAATGGTACCGACGACGGCGCCGTCGTCGGCGCCACGAAAAACGCCGGCGCTGAATTCGCCGGGATAAACGTAGAAGCCAATGGCACAGCCTGGGGATTTTACACACATATAGGCTACAACGTTACGAAGCACATAGAATTCGACTTCCGCTGGGATCAGTACAATCGCTCCACACACACCCCTAGCAAAGAACGCGTGTTTAGCAACGCCACATTAGGCCTGCAATACTTTATAAACAAAAAGACTCGCATCGTTGCCAACTATACTCATCGCATGATGAGTGTCCCAAACCCTGACAGCATTTCGGATCCAGCTAAGCGTGACCTTGCGGTTCAACTCGCCGAGGCCGTAGATCCAATTCTCGGCCTGCAGATGTTAGCGATTTTTTAG
- a CDS encoding c-type cytochrome, with protein sequence MCLSHFHKKKALTSAHSDRASLEAGRAIYNYRCYFCHGYSGDAQTLAASFLTPPPRSFLDTRPGDLSYQQMIDAVRDGKPGTAMKGFKQLLSEAEITQVVSFVRQVFIQNKEKNTVYHSRENGWENHQRYRDAFPFVSGEIALDTPWESLSEIQRKGKQLFMSSCVSCHDRATVKQQGLVWESRPLSYPRNQYSHKTADIDTTSSASPYALHDKKMDTRTNHKDPRYLQGQQLFQQNCTFCHANDGSGKNWIGQFILPHPRDLTQAAFLGEQTIASLSQKISEGVKGSAMPAWKTVMSPDQIDAIAFYLLSQ encoded by the coding sequence ATTTGTCTATCTCACTTTCATAAAAAAAAAGCTCTGACGTCGGCGCATAGCGACAGAGCAAGTCTGGAAGCAGGTCGCGCAATTTACAATTATCGTTGCTACTTCTGCCACGGATACTCGGGTGATGCACAGACATTGGCGGCCTCTTTTCTTACCCCCCCGCCACGTTCGTTTTTGGATACCCGCCCAGGTGATCTTAGCTATCAACAAATGATCGATGCCGTTAGAGATGGCAAACCGGGTACGGCGATGAAGGGTTTCAAGCAACTCCTTAGCGAAGCCGAAATCACACAAGTGGTTTCATTTGTACGACAAGTGTTTATTCAAAATAAAGAAAAAAATACGGTCTATCACAGCCGCGAAAACGGCTGGGAAAATCACCAGCGCTATCGCGATGCTTTCCCCTTTGTGTCCGGAGAGATTGCGCTCGACACGCCTTGGGAGAGTCTCAGCGAAATTCAACGAAAAGGAAAGCAGCTCTTCATGTCGTCCTGTGTTTCCTGCCATGACCGCGCTACGGTTAAGCAACAAGGCCTTGTGTGGGAATCCAGGCCGCTATCCTATCCACGCAATCAGTATTCTCATAAAACGGCAGACATCGACACGACGAGTAGCGCCTCTCCATACGCCCTGCACGATAAAAAAATGGACACCAGAACAAACCACAAAGACCCTCGCTATCTGCAAGGCCAACAATTATTCCAGCAAAACTGCACCTTCTGTCACGCAAATGACGGCAGCGGCAAAAACTGGATAGGCCAGTTTATACTTCCCCATCCACGAGATCTTACTCAAGCCGCCTTTCTGGGCGAACAAACTATCGCTAGCTTATCGCAAAAGATTTCCGAAGGCGTCAAAGGGAGCGCTATGCCCGCCTGGAAAACTGTCATGTCGCCCGATCAGATCGATGCGATTGCATTCTATTTATTGTCACAATAA